The Thermoflexus sp. DNA segment GCGATGTTCATAGACCAGCAGGACCCCGACCAACCCAAGCCCCAGCCAGTAAGGCCACCCCAGCTGGCGCATTATCCCCAGGATGGCCAGCAGGCTCAGCATGCCCAGATGGTTCAGACGCGCCAGCCACAGCGCCGTTGCGACCCCGAAGCAGGCTGGGACGCTGTAAAGCCCCTCTCGGCGATCGAAATCTACATCCTGGCAGGCATAGATCAGATCAAAGCCCGCAATCCACAAGGTCACCACCGCGATGAGGACCCATGCGGGCGCATCCGATTCTTTCCAGAACGATCCACGAATGGCAATCCATGCGCCCATAGGCGCCAGACCATCGGTGAACCCCAGGATCCAGTGGCTGAGCCATGTGAAACGCTTGGTGTAATGATAGCCGATCAGAAAGAGCAGCGCTCCGGGAAGAAGCGCCACGCACAGAGGATTCAGCGCCCATGCGGCCACCAGCAGCACGATCCCGGAAAGCACCGCAGCCCCTTGCAGGATCTCCGGCCGGAGCAAGCCGCGGGGCAGCGGCCGGTTCGCCGTGCGAGGATTTCGCGCATCATATTCCCGGTCCGCCAGACGGTTCACGCTCATGGCCAGGGTGCGAGCCGCCGCCATGGCCACGGTGATCCAGAGGATTTGATGCCAGCGCGGCCAGCCATCGGCAGCCAGAAGCATACCGATATAGGCGAAAGGCAGCGCGAAAACCGTATGCTCGAATTTGATAGCCTCCAGGAAGATCTTCAATCCGCGCCACATCCTGATCCGATTCCTCCGGCGAGCTGGATCCGGTCAGCGTTGATCAACCGCATGGACGATAAGACCCATGCAGCGGCGCTCAAACCAGGAAGACGCCAGGATCCCTCTGGCCAGGAGACAGGCTGAGGCGAAGCGCTACGCCTCGTTCTCCCAATGGCTCAAAACCATCAGGATCTCGCTTAGAGAACGAACGATGGCATCGGGCTGGATATGATTAGAGGAAGGCAGAGACGCGGGCTCGCTGGACATCGCCGCCCAGATCCCTCGCATCCCGGCCAGATGGGCGCCCCGGATGTCAGCGTCGAGGAGGTCGCCAACGACCACGATGGCCTGCGGGGGGAGCGCCCACGTGGCCGCGATCTGCCGGAAAAGGGCAGGATGCGGCTTCCGCCACCCGACGGCGGCGGAGATCACAATGGGATCAAAGTAGCGGCGCAGGCCGAACCGATCGATCAGCCGCCAGGAATGATCGGCATCGCCCGAGTTGGTCAGGAGCGCCAGCCGATAGTTCCGGCGGCGGAGTTCCTCCAGCGTTGGGAATGTATCCGGGAAGGGCTGCCAGCGCGCCTCCTGAGGGGTCAGGAAGGCTCGCACGACCTCCTGAACGATCCCGTCCGGCAGCCCGTCATAGCCCAAATCACCCAGAGCCAGCGCGAAGGTTTCCACCAGCGGATATTCCCGCCAATCCTCCTGCCAGCGTCCATAGCGCAGAGCCATCCAGCGCTCCACGGCATCAATGAAGGCCGACTCCTCCGCATGGATTCCGTGACGGCGCAGCTCCTGTATGGCGGCCGCGAACATTTCCCGACGCAATGTTTCGGGATCCTCTGGAAGCTCAATCAAGGTATGGCCGAGATCGAAGATCAGGCCCTGGATCTTCATCTCCTAATCCCTCATTTAAGGCTGAGATCTTCGGGGAACCCTCCCCGCGAAGCGCGAACCTCCAGGCAGGCCCTTCAATTCGCGCCGGAGCGGTGCAGGGGGATCGGGCCGGCGGATTGCAGTCGGACCCAAAGCTGGGCCTTCAGGGCCTCCAGCCGTTCCCGATAAGCCGGGGAATGCACGTCCTCCACGCTCATCACCAAGGCGTCCTCCCGGTTGTCCCGATAATACCCAGGACGACGGCCCACGACCTCCAGCCCGTATTTCCGGTAGAGGTTCTGGGCCACGAAGTTGGAGGCCCGCACCTCCAGCGTGATCAGATGGGCGCCCAGAGCGATCGCCTCCTCAACCAGGGCCAGGAACATCAGCTCCCCTAGGCCACGTCCCCGCCACGGCACATCGATGGCGATCGTGCTGATATGAGCCTCATCCGGAACCAGCCAGAAGCCCCCATATCCCAGGATCGGCAATCGCGAAGGTGGAACCATCCATCCGATGGCGCGAACCTCCCGGGGGCGCAGGACCAGATAATGGGCGCTGGGGTTCCTTAAAATCTCCTGCTCATACGCACGCATCGGCCAGGGCATGGAGAACGCACGCCGCTCGATCTCCATGACCTCCGCGATATCCTCCCATCGCATCGGGTCGATCCGAAAAGGAACCGATTCCGGGATCCTGAGAGCTGGCATCTCAACCTCGCTTCGCCTGGTTAGAAACGCAGGCTGATCATTCCAGCATGATGGACGCCAGGCACGCTTTCCCAAGAGGAATCTCTCTCCCCTCACAGCCCCAACAAAGGCATGGGGAACGCGGAGATCCCTCTAAGGGCCCGCTCCCTCCGGGACACTGGGGGTGCGC contains these protein-coding regions:
- a CDS encoding UbiA-like polyprenyltransferase; this encodes MWRGLKIFLEAIKFEHTVFALPFAYIGMLLAADGWPRWHQILWITVAMAAARTLAMSVNRLADREYDARNPRTANRPLPRGLLRPEILQGAAVLSGIVLLVAAWALNPLCVALLPGALLFLIGYHYTKRFTWLSHWILGFTDGLAPMGAWIAIRGSFWKESDAPAWVLIAVVTLWIAGFDLIYACQDVDFDRREGLYSVPACFGVATALWLARLNHLGMLSLLAILGIMRQLGWPYWLGLGLVGVLLVYEHRLVSPTDLSRVNVAFFNVNAYISVLLFASVWGGLLWGR
- a CDS encoding HAD family hydrolase, which codes for MKIQGLIFDLGHTLIELPEDPETLRREMFAAAIQELRRHGIHAEESAFIDAVERWMALRYGRWQEDWREYPLVETFALALGDLGYDGLPDGIVQEVVRAFLTPQEARWQPFPDTFPTLEELRRRNYRLALLTNSGDADHSWRLIDRFGLRRYFDPIVISAAVGWRKPHPALFRQIAATWALPPQAIVVVGDLLDADIRGAHLAGMRGIWAAMSSEPASLPSSNHIQPDAIVRSLSEILMVLSHWENEA
- the rimI gene encoding ribosomal protein S18-alanine N-acetyltransferase, coding for MRWEDIAEVMEIERRAFSMPWPMRAYEQEILRNPSAHYLVLRPREVRAIGWMVPPSRLPILGYGGFWLVPDEAHISTIAIDVPWRGRGLGELMFLALVEEAIALGAHLITLEVRASNFVAQNLYRKYGLEVVGRRPGYYRDNREDALVMSVEDVHSPAYRERLEALKAQLWVRLQSAGPIPLHRSGAN